The genomic segment ccataggtcttttttttcttcccacaGCCCAAAGACTGGGATCTAGGATGGGTTTGGACAAGCTCTTATAAAATATAAGCTAGAAGGGCCAAAAGGCCCGATTCCTACAGGATTTTCAGCCCAATCCTGTAGAAATATCCAAACAGGCCTGAAATCATAAATATACCCTGAAGGCTGAAGTCtttcaagtcaacatcacaaagTTCATATACATTTGTCATAACACCTCCTTTCTGTAGCATTGACCCAAAGAGTGTTGCGCAGTTGATGGCTTGCCTATTTGTTATCAGCATTTGTTTTTGTATTGCTGCAATATAAGTATTTAATGAAGCACAGCAGGAAGGACTCGGAGAAGCCGCATCATGGCATGCTTTGATAACTGATGAAGGCTCTTCAAATGTCAGGGGACAAACTATGAGAGAATAGACCAAATGTCAGTCGCATGTCATGAACTTGTGTTGTTGTATCAACATTGTGTGAAGCAGAATCCCTGATTATTGCATTTATAGTTGTGAACATAGTTCCACCATCAAGTGCTAGCATACAATAAGAGGACTATGAATGCAAGGTAAAGCATTAATGCAGCATCAGTGCACAGAGGTACACATGCAGGCAAATGAGCATTTAGGAGTGGAAGCATGCATGGGTATTTATAATAGTATACGTATATAGTCTCATACTTTTCCATTCAGTCTGCTAGTTTCTCCTATTTTTTCTCATATAATTTTCTTATCTCATTGCTTTGGCATCAGCTTTCTTTTCAGTATGGAGCAATATTTGGCTAATATTCAAGCAATTTTGTAATGTTGGAATTATACTTTTtgaaagagggggggggggggaatgccTGATTTCaggatatatgtatgtatgtttgtatgcatgtatgcacgtatagagagagagaggtggtgaAGGAGAAAAGCATGTCATATTATTGTAAGCAAGGAAAATGCTTGCTGCAAAACTACAAGATAATAATACAACAGACCTTTGTTAACTTTGCAGCCAGATAATATCCGAAAAGCAGTGTTAGCAGCCTCTGGTGAGAGCTTCCTAGAAAGCCAAGCATACACCACCCCTTTGCAGTCATTGACAACATTGACTGCAGTGCCACCACCAGGTAGATTAGAAATCTCAAGCATACTTGCTCCTCCTAGAGAGATGCGAAGTGCAGCTTCCATGATTGCAGGTTGACAGACTGGCCTGCAGCACTCCTTAAGTGGGTCAACAGTGCTGCATGCATCTAGCAGTTTGCTTGTGTTAACTGTTTTCTCAAATGATGTAATATCTTTCACAGGACACGAACCACCAGTAAGATTTGATGGTTTCACAGAGCAAAGTGTAGGGATAGTATTGTTTGCCCCTCTGCTAGCTAATATACTCATGACATCTGAAAAACAATCATTAGCAGCAGCCTGGTGCAGAACTAGCGTGTCAGATTCACTGCTGTAAGTGGCCTGGAAAATGTGCATCAAACTATTAACCTGGGGACAACAAATAACTTTCCCAACTAATGCTGCTAAAGGTGCAGAACAATCGGAAGCAGTCTTATCCACAATATCCGAAATTGAAGAAAAATTTACAGGGCATTTCCCAGTCAGAACTGGCTCATATGTGCTGGGAAACGACGGGTACATTGGTGATAGTGGTTCTACAGGATACGGATTACGTGGAATGACAGCAGGAGAGATCTCTATTGGATCAAAGAGGCCAGCAGGCGGATCAGACAGCATAAATTTATCAGGAACACTGGGCTTTGGTTTAAGTACTACTTCCTGAGACACAACCTGCTGGAAACTACAtaaccaaattgcaaatatgAGAAATCGACGATATAATGTACCTGCAATAAAACATATCTCTAGTCAGCATTTATTGAATTATAAGCATCAATATCATTAGTATTAGAGGACATGGTACCTTGCATGCAAGGAACAGGAAAGCATGTCGCACACATTGTGGACCAGACAGCCACACATGAAAATGGGTAGATGATTGTGATTAAATAAAGACACTATccagcagagagagagagagagagagagagagagatgtgaaTCATAAGGTCACAGGAATCCCAAGCTTCCAGCCATCAAGTACTCACTTTTTTCCTTTCAAATATCACATTTCTCCTATGCTCATGTGGTTTCTCAGGAATCTCAATTCATTTGTGTCTTCCCAGCCTGGTCCAACTAGAATTCCtgatgtttctttctttttttacccTTTTTAAGACTACTAATTATAGAAGAAATCCCATCTGTCCCCAATGATGTCACTAATCCCATCTTTCCTTCTCTTAGTTGGACTCTCAAACGTACTGTTGAATCCTGGTTTTCCATCTCGCATGCCATCACATGAGATGGTCAGTTGAACGTCCAGTGAGAAGCATTGATTAATCAtgcatattttcattatatactgGTATAGATAGTATGCTGCAATGACATTTTGTTGCCAACAAGTTTTGCAGAACCAAAACCACCTCGCATTACCAAGCCACAAGATGTACCAATAAGTCTAAAatttatacacacacacacacacacatattctgcatgcaatatattaaatgtgATCACTTTCATATAAGGTCATTTAGCATGCAACCTGATAGTCATATTTAGGTAGCTATGTCTAGCATCTACGTGGAATAATGCATGTTTTACCAATTTAAGTTTGTTGTCCAGGATCTGAGATAATAGCTAATGGAATTATGTGTTCACAATGATTGTCCAAAGAAAAACAGGTTAATCCCCTTGCAAAACTAGGAGATCTTTCTAGTTGTATCAATAGGAGCATTGCCATTTCACcaatatgtcctatgcatataAGAACACCTttgaaaataacatatttttgacaATGTTATCAAACATACAAGGTAGTATAAGATATTTTCAGGTCGTTAGCCATGTTTATGGCAATATGTTCTAACATCCATTTTTGTGATGCTATGTGTATACATAACTTTACAGGCTACTACCAATTTAAGCATGTTTTTAATGAGATGATGGCTacaaaaaggaagaacaaaCTGCTGGGCTATCATGGTTGGAAAAGGACATTTTTGGGTTTCCCATAAGACTTGGGGACATGTATTGAAAAGGTGGACTTAGAATCCATGATAGTAATATCCATAATCATGGTCAGAGTTTGTTATTTGCATGTTAAATATGTACAGTTGAACTTCAACAGAGCTCATTCATTGCTTAATACACTAACAAGCAAAATTTATAATTCCCATGCTCAACTATGTTACAGGCATGTGTACCCAGTATaaaccatggaatgccgtaccggcccgtaccggccggtacgggccggtacgtaccggtccggccgtggaccggtaccggaacggatcaaaaaccggtattttccgATTTTTTatctgaaccggccggtacgggtgcgtaccggccAGTTTGGGCCCCGcaccgcgcgctgtggtttttgaaacc from the Phoenix dactylifera cultivar Barhee BC4 chromosome 14, palm_55x_up_171113_PBpolish2nd_filt_p, whole genome shotgun sequence genome contains:
- the LOC103714763 gene encoding uncharacterized GPI-anchored protein At1g61900-like isoform X2; protein product: MEPLNADFHLCSTLYRRFLIFAIWLCSFQQVVSQEVVLKPKPSVPDKFMLSDPPAGLFDPIEISPAVIPRNPYPVEPLSPMYPSFPSTYEPVLTGKCPVNFSSISDIVDKTASDCSAPLAALVGKVICCPQVNSLMHIFQATYSSESDTLVLHQAAANDCFSDVMSILASRGANNTIPTLCSVKPSNLTGGSCPVKDITSFEKTVNTSKLLDACSTVDPLKECCRPVCQPAIMEAALRISLGGASMLEISNLPGGGTAVNVVNDCKGVVYAWLSRKLSPEAANTAFRILSGCKVNKVCPLTFEEPSSVIKACHDAASPSPSCCASLNTYIAAIQKQMLITNRQAINCATLFGSMLQKGGVMTNVYELCDVDLKDFSLQAYGQQGCLLRSLPADIVLDNVTGVSFTCDLSDNIAAPWPSSSSLSSLSLCAPEMSLPALPIPQTSRSSGSYGIEVRTSIPLLYLVSSLLF
- the LOC103714763 gene encoding uncharacterized GPI-anchored protein At1g61900-like isoform X1, whose protein sequence is MCATCFPVPCMQGTLYRRFLIFAIWLCSFQQVVSQEVVLKPKPSVPDKFMLSDPPAGLFDPIEISPAVIPRNPYPVEPLSPMYPSFPSTYEPVLTGKCPVNFSSISDIVDKTASDCSAPLAALVGKVICCPQVNSLMHIFQATYSSESDTLVLHQAAANDCFSDVMSILASRGANNTIPTLCSVKPSNLTGGSCPVKDITSFEKTVNTSKLLDACSTVDPLKECCRPVCQPAIMEAALRISLGGASMLEISNLPGGGTAVNVVNDCKGVVYAWLSRKLSPEAANTAFRILSGCKVNKVCPLTFEEPSSVIKACHDAASPSPSCCASLNTYIAAIQKQMLITNRQAINCATLFGSMLQKGGVMTNVYELCDVDLKDFSLQAYGQQGCLLRSLPADIVLDNVTGVSFTCDLSDNIAAPWPSSSSLSSLSLCAPEMSLPALPIPQTSRSSGSYGIEVRTSIPLLYLVSSLLF